The DNA window ATAGGCGCGTCGTAGGTGATGGCGCGCAGCCGCGACGAGCCGCACACCGTGAGCGGCAGCGTCTCGCGCCCCTCGGGCAAGAAGCGCGCGCCCATCTTCATGAGCGGCGCGGTGATGCGGCGCATGGGCCGGCGCTTGAGCGACTCGTCGCCCGTGAGCTCCACCTGCACGTCCCACGGCGCGAGCACGCCCATGAGCAGGCGCGCGGTGGTGCCGGAGTTGCCGCAGTCGATCGCCTCGCCGGGCCGCTTCGGGCCGCGCGCGCCCCAACCGGTGATGCCGCCGGCCAGGCTGCCGTCGGGCCGCTTCTCAAGCGACACCTCGGCACCCAGCTGGCTCACGGCCTTGATGGACGAGCGCACGTCGTCGGAGTCGAGCACGCCCGAGAGCCGCGAGGTGCCCTCGGCCATGGCCGCGAACAGCACCGCGCGGTGCGAGATGGACTTGTCGCCGGGCACCGCGGTCGATCCGCGCAGGGGCGCGGGCAGGGGGTTCACGACGGTGAGGCTTGCTTCATGCGACATGGGTGTGCTCCTTTGCCGTCAGCGGGCTGAACGATACCGAGAAGCCCGCATTGATGAGCTGGGCGGATAGCTGGCCGATGTCGCCCTCGTCGGTGAGCACGAGGCTGAGCACGGCGCTGTCCTCCGTAACGTGATCGATCTCGATGGACTGGATATTGCAGCCCACCGAGCTGGTGACGGTGGTGACCTCGGCCACCACGCCGGGACGGTCCTCCATGGGGATGCGCACCTCCAGCAGGCGCTCCGTGGAGGGCACCCACGCCGCGGGCAGCGCCCGGCGCGCTTCGGCGGCCTCGGCCAGAAGCGCGGTCATACGCGCCCTATCGCCTGCGGAAAGCGCGTCGGCGAACGAGGCGATGATGCCCTGGATCTCGGCGAGCCCCGCCCCCAAGGCCTCGCGGTTGTCGAACGCGATGCCGCACCACAGCTCGGGCGAGCCGGCCGCGATGCGCGTGGAGTCCTTGAAGCCGCCGGCGGCCAGCCGCATGAGCGCCTGCTGATCGTCGGCATGGCGGCTGGCCAGCTGCATGAGCGAGGACGCCATGAGGTGCGGCACGTGGCTCACCACGGCCACCGCCGCGTCGTGGTCCTCGCGCGGCAGCGCGATGACGCGCGCGCCGAGCGAGGTGACCAGCTCGTGGAGGCGCGGGAAGTGCTCAGCCGGCGTGTCGGCGTCCGGGCAGAGGATCCAGTGCGCGCCCTTGAACAGGTCGGGCCGCGCGCCGTCGATGCCGTTCTTCTCGGAACCCGCCATGGGATGGCCCGGCACGAAGTTCTCGGGATGCGGCAGGATGCGCGCCGCGGCCTCGGCGATGCGGGCTTTCGTGGAAGCGGTGTCGGTGACGATGCCGCGGTAGTCCCAGGCAGCGAGGCGCTCGAAGTGCCCCTCCACCACGTCAACGGGCGCGGCGAGCACCACGAGGTCGCAGCCGTCGCGCACGAAGCGCTCGAACGCGGGGTCGTCGGGCAGGACGCCCTCGGCGGCCCAGCCGCGCCGGACGGCCTCCTCGAGCGTGCGCGCGTCCACATCGACGGCGAGCACCTCCGTGTCCGGATGGACGGAGCGGACGGCGGCGGCGAACGACGCGCCCACCAGGCCAAAGCCCACGACGGCGATGCGCTCGAAGCCCGCCCCTCCTGTCTGCACCTGCTTGTGCGCCATATCGTGCGGCACCTCTCCCTCTCTCACGTGCTTCCCATCTCGAGTTCCGCCATCCTGGGCGGAGCGCGCAGCGCATACCTTTTGTCATCCTGAGCGGAGCGCGCAGCGCATACCTTTTGTCATCCTGAGCGGAGCGCGCAGCGCGGAGTCGAAGGATCCCGGCGGCACCAGCAGGAACGTTTTCAGCTGGCCGCGCGGGATCCTTCGACTCCGTCGGCTTCGCCGCCTCCGCTCAGACAACCTCGATACCGATCTTGGTTCAATAGAGAACCGGCATCATTCTAGCATTAATCGCGGCCCTCGGCCGCCGCATGCAGCGCCGCCACCTCGTCTGCGGAAAGCTCGCGCCACTCCCCGCGTGCAAGGCCCCCCAGCTCGAGCGGCCCGAACGAGTCGCGGTGCAGCGCCACCACCGGGTGACCGATGGCCCCCAGCATGCGCTTGACCTGGCGCTTCCTTCCTTCGTGCAGGCAGATGCGCACGAAGGAGCGCGCGTCGACCCGGCCCCGGCACACGTCGGCGTACTCGCGCGAGGAACGCGGCGGCACCGCGGGCGGCACGTCGAGCACCCGTCCCGCGCGCGCGGCCTGCCCTCCTTCGAGCAGGCGCGCGTCGGCCGGCAGGGCGGGCCCGTCGTCGAGCTCGATGCCGCTTCGCAGCTGCTCGAGCTCGCGCTCCGTCGGCCGGCCCTCCACGCAGGCCAGGTAGCGCTTCACCACATGGCGCTTCGGGTGCAGCAGGCCGTTTCCCAGCTCGCCGTCGGTGGAGAACAGCAGAAGCCCCGTCGTGTCGGCGTCGAGCCGGCCCACCGGGAAGAGCCCCGGGTAGGCATCCGTCGGCACGAGCTCGGCCACGGTCGGTCGGCCCTGCGGGTCCGACATCGTGGTCACGTAGCCGGCGGGCTTGTGCAGCATGAGCGTGACCGGCCCGTCCGCGAGCCGCACCACGCGCCCGTCCACCGCCACCTCGTCCACGAGCGGGTCCACCTTGCTCCCGAGCTCGGTCACCACCTGCCCGTTCACGGTGACGCGCCCCGCCGTCATGAGGTTCTCCGACCCCCGCCGGCTCGCCGCCCCCGCCCGCGCGAGGAACTTCTGCAACCGCATAGGCACGATGCGGTCGTCCGATCCGGGATTCTGCCCCAGCTCGCTCATCGCCCACCTTCGATCTTCGCAAAATGTCCTCCGAAACCGCAACGGAAGCAGTGCGGCGGCTGCGACGGGCCAAGGCGATGCCCACCAAGCGAGTTCCGCAGCGCAGCGAGGACTGTTTGAGCGACTGGGCATCGCCTTGGCCCATCGCAGCCGCAAGGGGAGCTATTCGTCATCGGTCTCGAACGTCAGGTTGTCGAAGTCGATCTTCTCCACCAGGCCGAACCCGCTCGCCATGGCCTCGGCGAGCATCCGCTGGGCGGCGTCCGCGGCGGCCTCCTCGCGGGGGCTCTCCATGCTCACGACCGCCGCGTCGTCGTCGAGATCGAACTCCACGCCGTCGAGCGGGTCGCCCCCCTCCCCGTCCAGGCGCGCGCCCTCGGCGATGCGCACGTCCTCGCGCGTGGCCGAGAGGCGCTCGCGGATGAACGCGCGCGTGTCGTCATCGGGCGCGAACTGGTCCAGATCCGGCAGGTCGGCGGTGGAGCGCAGGCCGAACTTCTCCAAGAACGCGCGCGTCGTGGCGTAGAGCACGGGATTGCCCGGCGAGTCGGCCGTGCCCGCCTCGCGCACGAGCCCCTTCTCCACGAGCGAGTTGATGGAGCTGTCGGAGTTCACGCCGCGCACGCTGGCCACGCCGCTGCGCGTGACCGGCTGCAGGTACGCCACGATGGCGAGCGTCTCCATGGCCGCCTGCGAGAGCTTGCGCGTGTCCCACGAGAGCACGTAGCGCTCGATGAGCTCGTGGTACGCGGGATGGGTGTACAGCCGCCATCCGCCGGCCACCTCGCGCAGCTGGATGCCGCGGTCCTCCTCGGCCAGCTGCTCGCGCAGCTCCACGAGCGCGCGCTCCGCCTCGGCGGGCTCCACCTCCAGCATGTCGGCGAGCGCGATGGTGCCCACCGGCTCGTCGGTTACGAACAGCAGGGCCTCCACGGCCCCTTTGAGCTGGCTTTCCTGCAATCCTTGGAACATGCGGGACTACCCTTCCTC is part of the Arabiibacter massiliensis genome and encodes:
- a CDS encoding prephenate dehydrogenase/arogenate dehydrogenase family protein, translating into MREGEVPHDMAHKQVQTGGAGFERIAVVGFGLVGASFAAAVRSVHPDTEVLAVDVDARTLEEAVRRGWAAEGVLPDDPAFERFVRDGCDLVVLAAPVDVVEGHFERLAAWDYRGIVTDTASTKARIAEAAARILPHPENFVPGHPMAGSEKNGIDGARPDLFKGAHWILCPDADTPAEHFPRLHELVTSLGARVIALPREDHDAAVAVVSHVPHLMASSLMQLASRHADDQQALMRLAAGGFKDSTRIAAGSPELWCGIAFDNREALGAGLAEIQGIIASFADALSAGDRARMTALLAEAAEARRALPAAWVPSTERLLEVRIPMEDRPGVVAEVTTVTSSVGCNIQSIEIDHVTEDSAVLSLVLTDEGDIGQLSAQLINAGFSVSFSPLTAKEHTHVA
- a CDS encoding pseudouridine synthase; this encodes MSELGQNPGSDDRIVPMRLQKFLARAGAASRRGSENLMTAGRVTVNGQVVTELGSKVDPLVDEVAVDGRVVRLADGPVTLMLHKPAGYVTTMSDPQGRPTVAELVPTDAYPGLFPVGRLDADTTGLLLFSTDGELGNGLLHPKRHVVKRYLACVEGRPTERELEQLRSGIELDDGPALPADARLLEGGQAARAGRVLDVPPAVPPRSSREYADVCRGRVDARSFVRICLHEGRKRQVKRMLGAIGHPVVALHRDSFGPLELGGLARGEWRELSADEVAALHAAAEGRD
- the scpB gene encoding SMC-Scp complex subunit ScpB, translating into MFQGLQESQLKGAVEALLFVTDEPVGTIALADMLEVEPAEAERALVELREQLAEEDRGIQLREVAGGWRLYTHPAYHELIERYVLSWDTRKLSQAAMETLAIVAYLQPVTRSGVASVRGVNSDSSINSLVEKGLVREAGTADSPGNPVLYATTRAFLEKFGLRSTADLPDLDQFAPDDDTRAFIRERLSATREDVRIAEGARLDGEGGDPLDGVEFDLDDDAAVVSMESPREEAAADAAQRMLAEAMASGFGLVEKIDFDNLTFETDDE